A DNA window from Budorcas taxicolor isolate Tak-1 chromosome 14, Takin1.1, whole genome shotgun sequence contains the following coding sequences:
- the DCAF13 gene encoding DDB1- and CUL4-associated factor 13: MKVKMLSRNPDHYVRETKLDLHRVPRNYDPTLHPFEVPREYIRALNATKLERVFAKPFLASLDGHRDGVNCLAKNPKSLATVLSGACDGEVKIWNLTKRKCIRTIQAHEGFVRGICTRFCGTSFFTVGDDKTVKQWKMDGPSCGEEEEPLHTILGKTVYTGIDHHWREAVFATCGQQVDIWDEQRTNPICSMTWGFDSISSVKFNPIETFLLGSCASDRNIVLYDMRQATPLKKVILDMRTNTICWNPMEAFIFTAANEDYNLYTFDMRALDTPVMVHMDHVSAVLDVDYSPTGREFVSASFDKSIRIFPVDKSRSREVYHTKRMQHVICVKWTADSKYIMSGSDEMNIRLWKANASEKLGVLTSREKAATDYNQKLKEKFQHHPHIKRISRHRHLPKSIYSQIQEQRIMKEARRRKELNRIKHSKPGSVQMVSEKKKHIVAVVK, translated from the exons ATGAAGGTGAAGATGCTGAGTCGGAACCCCGACCACTATGTCCGCGAAACCAAATTGGACTTACACCGAG TTCCAAGAAACTATGATCCTACCTTACATCCTTTTGAGGTCCCACGAGAATATATAAGAGCTTTAAATGCTACCAAACTGGAACGGGTATTTGCAAAACCATTCCTTGCCTCCCTGGATGGTCACCGAGATGGAGTCAATTGCTTGGCAAAGAATCCAAAGAGCCTGGCTACTGTCCTTTCTGGGGCATGTGATGGAGAG GTTAAAATTTGGAACTTGACCAAACGAAAATGTATTCGTACGATACAAGCACATGAAGGTTTTGTACGAGGAATATGTACTCGCTTTTGTGGGACATCTTTTTTTACT GTTGGTGATGACAAAACTGTGAAGCAGTGGAAAATGGATGGACCAAGCTGTGGAGAGGAAGAGGAGCCATTGCATACAATATTAGGAAAG ACAGTATATACAGGAATTGATCATCACTGGAGAGAAGCTGTTTTTGCCACATGTGGACAGCAAGTAGACATTTGGGATGAACAAAGAACCAATCCTATATGTTCAATGACTTGGGGATTTGACAGTATAAGCAGTGTTAAATTTAACCCAATTGAG ACATTTCTCTTGGGAAGTTGTGCTTCTGACAGGAATATAGTACTATATGATATGAGACAAGCTACTCCTCTGAAAAAG GTCATCCTAGATATGAGAACAAATACAATTTGCTGGAACCCTATGGAAGCATTCATTTTTACTGCAGCAAACGAGGATTACAA CTTGTATACTTTTGATATGCGCGCCCTGGACACTCCTGTAATGGTACATATGGATCATGTGTCTGCAGTGCTTGATGTGGACTACTCTCCCACTGGGAGAGAGTTTGTGTCAGCCAGTTTTGATAAATCTATTCGAATCTTTCCTGTGGACAAAAGTAGAAGCAG GGAAGTCTATCACACAAAGAGAATGCAGCATGTTATCTGTGTAAAATGGACTGCTGACAGCAAGTACATTATGTCTGGATCTGATGAAATGAACATTCGTCTATGGAAAGCTAATGCTTCTGAAAAGTTGGGTGTG cttacaTCACGAGAAAAAGCAGCCACAGATTATAACCAGAAGTTAAAGGAGAAATTTCAACATCATCCTCATATAAAACGTATCTCTCGTCACCGACATCTGCCAAAATCTATCTATAGCCAGATTCAGGAACAGCGCATCATGAAAGAAGCTCGTCGACGAAA GGAACTGAATCGTATCAAACATAGCAAGCCTGGATCTGTGCAGATGGTGTCAGAGAAGAAGAAACACATAGTGGCAGTTGTGAAATAA